One Pseudomonas sp. C27(2019) DNA window includes the following coding sequences:
- the aceK gene encoding bifunctional isocitrate dehydrogenase kinase/phosphatase, giving the protein MAIDCPSVAIARQILDSFDDYREQFRQITNLGRERFEKAQWQEIQDASAARIQLYKIRATLARDELLATYGSDVLLNIECWPQIKQSYIGQIDLRLDDELSETWFNSIFNSLFSHDLISDECMFVHSTRPALREHDTPMQIRTYRPDGDIAASLRQISEDYRFSVPYADQEADLARLEEQLRASLPDWVCKDPELCIELYSSRLYRNKGAYLVGRVFTQDEQWPLVIPVLNREGQGIRMDAVIVDEAEVSIIFSFTRSYFMVRVAYPAEFISFLRRILPRKHISELYTSIGFYKQGKSEFYRALIKHLETTDDKFVMADGVRGMVMSVFTLPGFNTVFKIIKDRFSPSKNVTRETVIDRYRMVKYVDRVGRLADTQEFADFRFPVAKFDPECLRELLDVAPSTVEVQGDEVLVRHCWTERRMTPLNIYLDTANEQQVRDALEEYGLAIKQLAAANIFPGDMLLKNFGVTRHGRVVFYDYDEISYLTEVNFRKIPEPRFPEDEMSAEPWYSVGPHDVFPEEFPRFLFTDIKHRKLFKELHGDLFEASYWQGLQDAIRDGKVIDVYPYKRKDME; this is encoded by the coding sequence ATGGCTATTGATTGCCCATCTGTTGCCATAGCGCGACAGATTTTAGATAGTTTTGATGACTATCGTGAACAGTTTCGTCAAATCACTAATTTAGGCCGTGAGCGCTTTGAAAAGGCTCAGTGGCAAGAAATTCAAGACGCATCGGCAGCGCGTATTCAGCTGTATAAAATACGTGCGACTTTAGCGCGGGATGAGCTCTTAGCCACCTACGGTTCTGATGTGTTGCTCAATATTGAGTGTTGGCCGCAGATTAAACAGTCCTATATTGGGCAAATTGATTTGCGTCTTGATGATGAATTGTCAGAAACCTGGTTTAACTCGATTTTTAACAGCTTATTTAGTCATGATTTGATCAGTGATGAGTGCATGTTTGTGCACAGCACGCGCCCTGCGCTGCGTGAGCACGATACGCCAATGCAGATTCGTACCTACCGCCCAGACGGTGATATAGCTGCCAGCTTGCGACAAATCAGTGAGGACTATCGCTTTTCTGTGCCGTACGCTGATCAAGAAGCTGATCTTGCTCGCCTCGAGGAACAATTGCGCGCCAGTTTGCCAGATTGGGTGTGCAAAGACCCTGAGTTATGTATTGAACTGTACAGTTCACGTTTGTACCGCAATAAAGGCGCCTATTTAGTCGGGCGCGTCTTTACTCAGGATGAGCAATGGCCGCTGGTGATACCTGTGCTCAATCGTGAAGGGCAAGGAATCCGTATGGACGCGGTGATTGTTGATGAGGCTGAAGTGTCGATTATCTTCTCCTTCACCCGCTCCTATTTTATGGTGCGCGTCGCTTATCCTGCTGAGTTTATTAGCTTTTTGCGCCGCATTTTGCCACGCAAGCACATTTCTGAATTGTACACTTCGATTGGTTTTTATAAGCAAGGCAAGTCAGAGTTCTATCGTGCGCTGATCAAACACTTGGAAACCACTGATGACAAGTTTGTGATGGCTGATGGTGTGCGCGGTATGGTGATGAGTGTGTTTACTCTGCCAGGTTTTAATACGGTGTTTAAAATTATCAAAGACCGTTTCTCTCCGTCGAAAAACGTGACGCGTGAGACGGTGATTGATCGTTACCGCATGGTGAAATATGTTGACCGAGTTGGGCGCTTAGCCGACACCCAAGAGTTTGCCGATTTTCGCTTTCCTGTTGCCAAGTTTGACCCAGAGTGCTTGCGCGAGTTGCTGGATGTCGCACCATCGACTGTTGAAGTACAGGGTGATGAGGTGCTGGTTCGACACTGCTGGACTGAGCGGCGCATGACGCCGTTGAATATTTATTTAGATACGGCTAATGAACAGCAAGTCAGGGATGCTTTAGAAGAGTATGGTTTGGCGATTAAGCAGCTGGCGGCTGCCAATATTTTCCCAGGTGATATGCTGCTAAAAAACTTTGGTGTCACTCGCCATGGTCGAGTGGTGTTTTATGATTATGATGAAATCAGCTACTTAACCGAAGTAAATTTTCGTAAGATCCCTGAGCCGCGCTTTCCTGAAGATGAAATGTCAGCAGAGCCTTGGTATTCAGTAGGTCCGCATGATGTTTTTCCAGAAGAGTTTCCGCGCTTTTTGTTCACCGATATAAAGCACCGTAAGTTGTTTAAAGAGTTGCATGGTGATTTATTTGAAGCGTCGTACTGGCAAGGCCTGCAAGACGCTATTCGTGACGGTAAGGTCATTGATGTTTATCCGTACAAGCGTAAAGACATGGAGTAA
- the guaB gene encoding IMP dehydrogenase → MLRISQEALTFDDVLLIPGYSEVLPKDVSLKTRLTRKIELNIPLLSAAMDTVTEARLAIAMAQEGGIGIIHKNMTVEQQAAEVRKVKRHETAIVHDPVTVTPDMKIFTLLKRADELGFSGFPVLDSDKQLVGIVTGRDLRYTPNAGDTVAAIMTPKEQLVTVLEGTGLEDIKTKLYEHRIEKMLVVNDKFQLRGMVTFRDIEKAKSYPFASKDEQGRLRVGAAVGTGADTEERITALAAAGIDVIVVDTAHGHSKGVLERVRWVKQNYPDVQVIGGNIATGEAALALVEAGADAVKVGIGPGSICTTRIVAGVGVPQISAIANVSAALQGTGVPMIADGGIRFSGDLSKAIVAGADAVMMGSMFAGTEESPGEIELFQGRSYKSYRGMGSLGAMAQAEGSSDRYFQDSSGGAEKLVPEGIEGRVPYKGAMSAIVHQLMGGLRASMGYTGCATIEEMRSKPEFVRITGAGMAESHVHDVQITKEAPNYRVS, encoded by the coding sequence ATGCTGCGTATCAGCCAAGAAGCTCTAACCTTTGACGATGTATTGTTAATCCCCGGTTATTCCGAGGTTTTACCGAAAGATGTCAGCTTAAAAACCCGTCTTACTCGTAAAATCGAACTCAATATTCCATTGTTGTCTGCAGCAATGGATACTGTAACTGAAGCCCGTTTGGCCATTGCTATGGCGCAAGAAGGCGGCATCGGTATCATCCATAAAAATATGACAGTCGAACAGCAAGCGGCCGAAGTGCGCAAAGTAAAGCGTCACGAAACGGCGATCGTGCATGATCCTGTCACCGTCACCCCAGATATGAAAATCTTTACTCTGCTTAAGCGTGCTGACGAGCTAGGTTTCTCAGGTTTTCCTGTGCTTGATTCAGATAAGCAATTAGTTGGTATTGTCACTGGGCGTGACCTGCGCTATACGCCCAATGCTGGCGATACTGTTGCTGCGATTATGACGCCAAAAGAGCAACTGGTGACTGTGCTGGAAGGTACAGGTTTAGAAGACATTAAAACCAAGCTGTATGAACACCGTATTGAAAAAATGCTGGTGGTCAACGATAAGTTCCAGCTGCGCGGCATGGTCACATTCCGTGATATTGAAAAAGCTAAAAGCTACCCCTTTGCCTCGAAAGACGAGCAAGGCCGTTTACGTGTCGGCGCCGCTGTAGGTACTGGGGCTGACACTGAAGAACGTATCACGGCGTTAGCAGCGGCAGGTATTGATGTCATTGTTGTTGATACTGCGCACGGTCATTCTAAAGGCGTGCTAGAACGTGTGCGTTGGGTAAAACAGAATTACCCTGACGTGCAGGTGATTGGCGGTAATATTGCTACTGGCGAAGCGGCTTTAGCCTTGGTTGAAGCAGGTGCCGATGCGGTTAAAGTCGGTATTGGTCCTGGTTCAATTTGTACCACGCGTATTGTTGCCGGTGTTGGTGTGCCACAGATTTCTGCGATTGCCAATGTGTCTGCTGCCTTGCAAGGCACCGGCGTGCCGATGATTGCTGATGGTGGTATTCGCTTCTCTGGTGATTTATCGAAAGCCATTGTAGCTGGCGCTGATGCCGTGATGATGGGCTCAATGTTTGCCGGTACTGAAGAGTCGCCAGGTGAAATTGAATTGTTCCAAGGCCGCTCCTACAAGTCATACCGCGGCATGGGTTCGCTAGGTGCTATGGCGCAAGCTGAAGGCTCATCTGATCGCTACTTCCAAGACAGCAGTGGCGGTGCAGAAAAACTCGTACCTGAAGGCATTGAAGGACGCGTACCTTACAAAGGTGCAATGTCAGCGATTGTCCATCAGTTGATGGGTGGTTTGCGCGCCTCAATGGGCTATACCGGCTGTGCCACTATTGAAGAGATGCGCAGCAAGCCTGAATTTGTACGTATAACCGGCGCAGGGATGGCTGAATCCCATGTGCATGATGTGCAAATCACCAAAGAAGCTCCGAACTATCGAGTCAGCTAA
- the guaA gene encoding glutamine-hydrolyzing GMP synthase: MAAQDIHAHRILVLDFGSQYTQLIARRIRGIGVFCEIHPFDVSEDVIRAFNPRGIILSGGPESVHMEHSPRAPQLVFDLGIPLLGVCYGMQTMAQQLGGQVQGSNLREFGSARVNVLADNPLLDGLRDAATTASPNGLDVWMSHGDKVTVLPEGFTAIAGTGSCPIAGMADTARQYYGVQFHPEVTHTTQGAEILRRFVLEICACEALWTPANIVDDAIATVRAQVGDRKVLLGLSGGVDSSVVAALLHKAIGDQLTCVFVDHGLLRLHEGDQVMRMFADNMGVKVIRVDAEQRYLDLLKGESDPEAKRKIIGRTFIEVFDEEASKLEGIDFLAQGTIYPDVIESAAIKNGKAHVIKSHHNVGGLPEDMKFELVEPLRELFKDEVRKLGVELGLPHDMVYRHPFPGPGLGVRILGEVTKEYADLLRQADHIFIEELRKSGWYDKTSQAFAVFLPVKSVGVVGDARRYAWVVSLRAVETIDFMTARWAHLPYDLLETVSGRIINEIEGISRVVYDVSSKPPATIEWE; this comes from the coding sequence ATGGCTGCTCAAGATATTCATGCTCACCGCATTTTAGTTTTAGATTTCGGCTCACAGTACACGCAGTTGATCGCGCGCCGTATTCGTGGCATTGGTGTGTTCTGCGAAATTCACCCCTTTGATGTCAGTGAAGATGTGATTCGTGCGTTTAACCCGCGCGGCATTATCTTGTCCGGTGGCCCTGAGTCTGTGCATATGGAGCACAGCCCGCGCGCGCCGCAGTTGGTGTTTGATCTGGGCATCCCTTTGCTAGGCGTGTGCTATGGCATGCAAACCATGGCGCAGCAGTTGGGCGGTCAAGTGCAGGGCTCTAATCTGCGTGAGTTTGGTTCAGCGCGGGTTAATGTGCTGGCAGATAATCCTTTGCTGGACGGTTTGCGTGATGCCGCTACAACGGCATCACCGAACGGCCTAGATGTATGGATGAGCCACGGCGATAAAGTGACTGTGTTGCCTGAAGGCTTTACTGCGATTGCCGGCACGGGTAGCTGCCCAATAGCCGGTATGGCCGACACGGCGCGCCAATACTATGGTGTGCAGTTTCACCCAGAAGTAACTCACACGACGCAAGGTGCTGAGATTTTAAGGCGTTTTGTTTTAGAGATTTGTGCCTGTGAAGCGCTGTGGACACCAGCCAATATCGTAGACGATGCCATTGCTACTGTGCGTGCGCAGGTGGGTGATCGTAAAGTCTTGCTCGGTTTGTCCGGCGGTGTGGATTCATCGGTAGTGGCCGCGTTACTGCACAAAGCGATTGGTGATCAATTGACCTGTGTGTTTGTTGACCATGGCTTGCTGCGTTTGCATGAAGGTGATCAAGTGATGCGCATGTTTGCAGATAATATGGGGGTGAAAGTCATCCGTGTTGATGCTGAGCAGCGCTATTTAGACCTGCTCAAAGGCGAGTCCGATCCAGAAGCCAAGCGCAAAATCATTGGCCGCACCTTTATTGAAGTCTTTGATGAAGAAGCGAGCAAATTAGAAGGCATTGATTTCCTTGCGCAGGGTACGATTTACCCTGACGTGATTGAGTCAGCAGCGATTAAAAATGGTAAAGCCCATGTGATTAAATCACACCACAACGTGGGTGGCTTGCCAGAAGATATGAAGTTTGAGTTGGTTGAACCGCTGCGCGAGCTGTTTAAAGATGAGGTGCGCAAGCTCGGTGTTGAGCTGGGTCTACCGCACGATATGGTTTACCGACACCCGTTCCCAGGCCCTGGTTTAGGTGTGCGTATCCTTGGCGAAGTGACCAAAGAGTATGCTGACCTGTTACGCCAAGCCGATCATATTTTTATTGAAGAGCTGCGCAAATCAGGTTGGTACGATAAAACCAGCCAAGCCTTTGCTGTGTTTTTACCGGTCAAATCTGTCGGTGTAGTGGGTGATGCACGCCGTTATGCGTGGGTTGTCTCACTGCGCGCGGTAGAAACCATCGACTTTATGACCGCGCGCTGGGCACATTTACCTTACGATTTACTGGAAACAGTATCAGGCCGGATCATCAATGAAATCGAAGGCATTTCACGGGTGGTGTACGATGTGTCGAGCAAGCCACCAGCCACTATTGAGTGGGAATAA
- a CDS encoding cation-transporting P-type ATPase — MKDETQIAAFAQSIETVAQELAVDPDYGLDENEVVERRQRYGSNQLRAHAKQSVLLILLHQFKGVIVWLLAFAAALSFYFHDIVEGVAIVVVLAINAAIGFFTELRAARSMEALLDIATVTARVQRGGKAVRINAQNLVPGDVVLLDAGDMVTADVRLIEASNLQCDESVLTGESVPVVKQTDPVSADAAIGDRACMVFKGTAISQGAGIGIVTTTGMDTELGHISHLVQTADSSVSPLEKRLDVLGHRLAWLTLVLAVLVIGAGILRGNEITAMVQIGVALAVAAVPEGLPVVATLSLARGMWRMAARNAIISNLSSVETLGATTVILTDKTGTLTENRMTVARYLVCGSKVDVCRQGETLAFESDGQMFAPEQDVRLAALLRIGALCNGATMEQGDEPAAGDPMELALLRVAEQAGQGRARLLSESEEVAEHAFDQGTKMMASVHRDGGGFFYAIKGAPEAVLDVCTQVLGPNGIQQMTAAERVDWLESSGAAASEGLRLLAMAMKQTDRDDTAPYAGLTLVGMVCLRDPLREDVAAAIAAARAAGVRVVMMTGDHADTAAAIASQAGLGVDGGELMVIEGDELTGFNPETIDTALRERILSADVFARVAPATKLNLAALYQNSGHIVAMTGDGVNDAPALKKADIGIAMGQRGTEVAREAAHMVLQDDSFGTIIAAMRQGRVIFDNIRKFVIYLMSCNVSEVLVVGLAVAVGLPMPLLPLQILFLNLVTDVFPAFALGLGAGDETVMRQPPRNPSEPIIDRSRWISIAVLGGAITLATLSAFWLALHWLLLDAGPAVTVAFLTLALAQLWNVFNVRVPSGPFFVNEVTRNPWVWGSIALCLGLIAAALWLPGLSSILKLPDPGRAGLLLAAGVSFAPLAIGQLFISLRPAAQRIASGALSTHP; from the coding sequence ATGAAAGATGAGACACAGATTGCCGCATTTGCCCAGAGTATCGAAACTGTGGCACAGGAACTGGCGGTAGACCCAGACTATGGCTTGGATGAAAACGAGGTCGTCGAGCGGCGGCAGCGTTATGGTTCCAACCAGTTGCGCGCCCACGCCAAGCAGAGCGTCTTGCTGATTCTGCTGCATCAGTTTAAAGGTGTGATTGTTTGGCTGTTGGCGTTTGCCGCTGCGTTGTCCTTTTACTTTCATGACATTGTCGAAGGCGTTGCGATTGTTGTGGTTCTGGCGATCAATGCCGCAATTGGTTTTTTTACCGAGCTGCGTGCGGCACGTTCGATGGAGGCACTGCTGGACATCGCCACGGTCACGGCTCGGGTTCAGCGTGGTGGCAAGGCCGTGCGTATTAATGCGCAGAATCTGGTGCCGGGTGATGTTGTCCTGCTCGATGCTGGGGATATGGTCACAGCTGATGTGCGCCTTATTGAGGCGTCGAACCTGCAGTGTGATGAATCCGTGCTGACTGGGGAATCTGTGCCAGTGGTCAAGCAGACCGACCCAGTATCAGCGGATGCGGCGATTGGTGACCGTGCTTGCATGGTCTTCAAAGGCACGGCGATCAGTCAAGGGGCGGGGATTGGTATTGTTACCACTACCGGAATGGATACTGAGCTTGGCCATATCAGCCATTTGGTGCAGACTGCCGACTCCTCAGTCTCGCCACTGGAAAAGCGTCTGGATGTGCTGGGGCATCGGCTGGCATGGTTAACGCTGGTGCTGGCGGTTCTGGTTATCGGCGCGGGTATTCTGCGCGGCAACGAGATCACAGCAATGGTGCAGATCGGTGTGGCGTTGGCCGTTGCCGCGGTGCCTGAAGGTTTGCCGGTGGTCGCCACGCTAAGCCTCGCGCGTGGCATGTGGCGTATGGCCGCGCGCAATGCGATCATTTCCAATCTGTCATCGGTGGAAACCTTGGGTGCGACCACGGTGATTCTTACCGATAAAACCGGCACGCTAACCGAAAACCGCATGACGGTTGCGCGCTATCTTGTCTGCGGTAGCAAGGTGGATGTGTGCAGGCAGGGCGAAACCCTAGCGTTCGAAAGCGACGGACAGATGTTCGCACCTGAGCAGGACGTGCGCCTTGCTGCCTTGTTGCGAATCGGTGCGCTGTGCAACGGTGCAACGATGGAGCAGGGCGATGAACCTGCTGCAGGTGACCCGATGGAGCTGGCGCTGCTACGCGTTGCAGAGCAGGCTGGGCAAGGGCGTGCACGGCTGCTGAGCGAGAGCGAAGAAGTTGCCGAGCACGCCTTTGATCAAGGCACTAAGATGATGGCAAGCGTGCACCGTGACGGTGGAGGCTTCTTTTATGCGATCAAGGGTGCTCCAGAGGCGGTGCTTGACGTTTGCACCCAGGTGCTTGGCCCTAATGGAATTCAGCAGATGACTGCAGCCGAGCGTGTCGATTGGCTGGAGAGCAGCGGAGCAGCAGCCAGTGAAGGGCTGCGCTTGTTAGCCATGGCTATGAAACAGACGGATCGCGACGATACGGCTCCTTATGCAGGCCTGACGTTGGTCGGCATGGTCTGCCTGCGTGATCCATTACGTGAGGATGTCGCCGCAGCCATTGCCGCTGCGCGTGCCGCAGGTGTGCGCGTGGTGATGATGACCGGCGATCATGCTGACACTGCTGCTGCCATCGCTAGCCAAGCTGGCTTGGGAGTAGATGGCGGCGAGCTGATGGTCATCGAGGGCGATGAGCTGACCGGTTTCAACCCTGAAACGATCGACACGGCGCTGCGAGAACGTATTCTTAGCGCTGATGTATTTGCCCGTGTCGCCCCAGCAACCAAGCTAAACTTGGCGGCACTTTATCAAAATAGCGGCCACATTGTAGCCATGACCGGCGATGGCGTGAACGACGCACCAGCACTGAAAAAGGCCGATATCGGTATCGCCATGGGGCAACGCGGCACCGAGGTTGCACGCGAGGCCGCGCATATGGTGCTGCAGGACGATTCCTTTGGCACTATCATCGCTGCCATGCGCCAAGGGCGGGTGATATTCGACAATATCCGCAAGTTTGTTATTTATTTGATGTCGTGCAATGTCAGCGAAGTGCTGGTCGTTGGCCTAGCTGTCGCGGTGGGTCTGCCAATGCCTTTACTGCCATTACAAATCCTGTTTCTAAACCTTGTTACTGATGTTTTTCCCGCTTTTGCTTTGGGGCTTGGTGCTGGTGATGAAACCGTCATGCGCCAGCCCCCACGTAACCCGAGCGAGCCGATCATCGATCGCAGTCGCTGGATTAGCATCGCCGTGCTGGGCGGCGCGATCACCCTAGCGACACTTAGCGCATTCTGGCTGGCGCTGCATTGGTTGCTGCTTGATGCCGGCCCCGCTGTCACTGTTGCCTTCCTGACGCTGGCGCTGGCGCAGCTGTGGAATGTGTTTAATGTACGGGTGCCGAGCGGGCCTTTTTTTGTCAACGAGGTGACGCGCAACCCTTGGGTTTGGGGGTCCATCGCACTCTGTCTTGGCCTGATCGCTGCGGCACTTTGGCTGCCTGGCCTATCTAGCATCCTGAAACTGCCTGATCCAGGTCGTGCTGGGTTGCTGTTGGCTGCGGGTGTAAGCTTTGCACCTTTGGCAATTGGACAGCTTTTTATCAGCTTGCGGCCAGCCGCACAGCGCATAGCATCCGGTGCGCTCAGTACTCACCCATAG
- the tadA gene encoding tRNA adenosine(34) deaminase TadA: MQEQESIKAQDERFMREALQLAEQGAALGEVPVGAVLVQDGDIIGRGFNSPISLNDPSAHAEVQAIRDAAAHLQNYRLPDTTLYVTLEPCHMCAGLIVHARIARVVFAANEPRAGAAASQGCFFSQSFLNHRVEISSGVLAQESAQMLKAFFKARREAKTTAL, encoded by the coding sequence ATGCAAGAGCAAGAAAGTATAAAAGCGCAGGATGAGCGCTTTATGCGCGAAGCATTGCAACTGGCGGAGCAGGGCGCGGCCTTAGGTGAAGTGCCAGTGGGGGCTGTGCTGGTGCAGGATGGCGACATTATTGGTCGCGGCTTTAACAGCCCAATCAGTTTGAATGACCCCAGTGCGCATGCTGAGGTGCAAGCGATACGGGATGCTGCCGCGCATCTGCAAAACTATCGCCTGCCTGATACCACGCTGTATGTCACTTTGGAGCCGTGCCATATGTGTGCGGGGTTAATTGTGCATGCGCGCATTGCTCGCGTGGTGTTTGCCGCCAATGAGCCGCGTGCTGGTGCAGCAGCAAGCCAAGGTTGCTTCTTTTCTCAGTCGTTCTTAAATCATCGTGTTGAAATAAGCAGTGGCGTGTTAGCGCAGGAATCCGCGCAGATGCTCAAAGCTTTTTTTAAAGCACGCCGCGAGGCTAAAACTACTGCGTTGTAA
- the mltF gene encoding membrane-bound lytic murein transglycosylase MltF gives MYSLTLNPLRCLLFCCAASLLAMLNGCGKPPSTLERIQEQGVLHVITRNSPSTYFQDRNGDTGFEYELVKRFADQLGVELKIEVADNIDQLFSRLGSAEGPVLAAAALISSPERLTHTRFSDPYLEVASQVIYNRNNKRPKQPKHLVGKSLLVLKGSIHASDLNALKKDLPALSYDVSDQVESVDLLRMVDEKQIDLTLVNSNQVAMNQVYFPNIRVAFTLQDSHQQRWAIAAGDDVSLLNEINRFLANAKKSGLLQNLAERYYGHVDTLGYVGAYAFARHLQQRLPSYEASFRDAAKKYAVDWRLLAAMGYQESHWLPTATSKTGVRGLMMLTQRTAKAMGVTNRLDPKQSIQGGARYIAKLIEQLPDSIYEADRLWFALASYNVGMGHLEDARKLTAAEGLDPNKWLDVKTILPRLAQKQWYSKTRYGYARGGEPVHFVNNIRRYYDILTWVTQPQIEGTSIASGTTHTPGFAPNNGTLDAVDPAITTQ, from the coding sequence ATGTATTCACTGACCCTTAATCCGCTTCGCTGCCTACTTTTCTGCTGTGCAGCCAGCTTGCTCGCTATGCTCAACGGTTGCGGTAAACCACCCTCAACCCTTGAACGCATTCAAGAGCAAGGCGTTTTGCATGTCATCACCCGCAATAGTCCCTCAACCTATTTCCAAGACCGCAACGGTGATACCGGGTTTGAATATGAGCTGGTTAAGCGCTTCGCTGATCAGCTCGGCGTTGAGCTGAAAATTGAAGTCGCAGACAATATTGATCAACTGTTTAGCCGTTTAGGCTCTGCAGAGGGCCCTGTATTGGCCGCAGCAGCGTTAATCTCAAGTCCCGAGCGCTTAACCCACACTCGCTTCTCCGACCCCTATCTCGAAGTCGCCTCACAAGTTATTTACAATCGTAATAACAAACGCCCCAAGCAGCCCAAGCACTTAGTCGGCAAAAGCCTATTGGTGCTTAAAGGCAGCATTCATGCAAGCGATCTTAACGCGCTAAAGAAAGACCTCCCAGCGCTGAGTTACGACGTATCAGATCAAGTCGAAAGTGTTGATTTATTGCGCATGGTTGATGAGAAGCAGATTGACCTGACGCTGGTTAATTCCAACCAGGTCGCGATGAACCAAGTTTACTTCCCTAATATCCGCGTTGCTTTCACCTTACAAGACAGCCACCAACAGCGCTGGGCCATTGCTGCGGGCGATGACGTCAGTTTGCTTAATGAAATCAATCGCTTTTTAGCCAATGCAAAAAAATCAGGTCTTCTACAAAACCTCGCGGAGCGCTATTACGGTCATGTTGACACCCTTGGCTATGTTGGCGCTTACGCCTTTGCCAGACACCTACAGCAGCGCCTACCCAGCTATGAAGCAAGCTTTCGCGATGCCGCAAAAAAGTACGCCGTAGATTGGCGTTTACTGGCAGCTATGGGCTATCAAGAATCACACTGGCTGCCCACTGCCACCTCGAAAACAGGCGTGCGTGGTTTAATGATGCTAACTCAACGCACAGCGAAGGCCATGGGCGTCACTAACCGCTTGGACCCGAAACAAAGCATCCAAGGCGGTGCGCGTTACATTGCCAAACTGATAGAACAACTGCCCGACAGCATTTATGAAGCTGATCGTCTCTGGTTTGCCCTCGCCTCCTACAACGTCGGCATGGGGCACCTTGAGGATGCGCGCAAGTTGACCGCTGCTGAAGGGCTCGATCCAAATAAATGGCTGGATGTAAAAACAATTCTGCCGCGCTTAGCGCAAAAACAGTGGTACAGCAAAACCCGCTACGGCTATGCGCGCGGCGGTGAGCCTGTGCACTTCGTCAATAATATTCGTCGCTATTACGATATTTTAACCTGGGTCACTCAGCCGCAAATCGAAGGCACCAGCATTGCCAGCGGCACAACCCATACACCAGGCTTTGCACCCAATAACGGCACGCTAGACGCAGTTGATCCGGCCATTACAACGCAGTAG